One Rhodothermales bacterium DNA segment encodes these proteins:
- a CDS encoding helical backbone metal receptor yields MPLRFRIPLRTLLFCLMGGLLAACGGDAPGPQNAPTGLTDDIGTPLPAGPIRRVVPLAPNVTEILYAIGAGPRVAGVSVADDYPEAVASLPHFNSYPMDFEALTALQPDLLVAATQVNNPRDAGLFASLGIPIVYFDFQSVEDVFRVMRTLGVALDLHAEADSAASRLESAYRALRARTAAAGSRPSVVFLIGEDPLFSFGRGSYVHDLIDAAGGTSLTANIDTPAPTLSEEFVLTAMPDAIAGTLGDRTAADLARRYPSWGLTPAIEHGRVYSFAPSLFLRPGPRLVEGATQLAMKLHPEAFETP; encoded by the coding sequence ATGCCTCTACGTTTCCGAATCCCGCTCCGCACGCTCCTTTTCTGCCTGATGGGCGGCCTCCTGGCAGCGTGCGGCGGCGACGCCCCGGGCCCGCAAAACGCGCCGACCGGGCTGACCGACGACATCGGAACGCCCCTCCCGGCCGGCCCCATCCGCCGCGTGGTCCCGCTCGCTCCCAACGTCACCGAAATCCTCTACGCGATCGGGGCCGGACCGCGCGTCGCCGGCGTCAGCGTCGCGGACGATTACCCGGAAGCCGTCGCGTCCCTGCCGCATTTCAACTCGTATCCGATGGATTTCGAGGCGCTGACCGCCCTCCAGCCCGATCTGCTCGTCGCCGCCACCCAGGTCAACAATCCCCGCGACGCCGGCCTGTTCGCCTCGCTCGGCATCCCGATCGTGTATTTCGACTTCCAGAGCGTGGAGGATGTCTTCCGTGTCATGCGCACCCTCGGCGTGGCGCTCGACCTCCACGCCGAGGCCGATTCCGCCGCCAGCCGGCTGGAATCGGCCTATCGGGCGCTGCGCGCGCGCACCGCCGCCGCCGGCTCGCGCCCTTCCGTCGTGTTTCTCATCGGCGAGGACCCGCTGTTTTCCTTCGGCAGGGGCAGCTACGTGCATGACCTGATCGATGCCGCCGGCGGAACGAGCCTCACGGCCAACATCGATACGCCCGCGCCGACGCTCAGCGAAGAGTTCGTCCTGACGGCCATGCCCGACGCGATCGCCGGCACGCTGGGCGACCGGACGGCGGCCGACCTGGCGCGCCGGTACCCGAGCTGGGGCCTGACCCCGGCCATCGAACACGGACGCGTGTACAGCTTCGCCCCGTCCCTTTTCCTCCGACCGGGCCCCCGGCTGGTCGAGGGCGCCACGCAGCTCGCGATGAAGCTGCATCCGGAGGCGTTCGAGACCCCATGA
- a CDS encoding iron ABC transporter permease yields MKTLVLRYAGLLLALAATLIAALALGTTRVAAGDVAAVIWRHLTFDAAPAGNAVAENIVWLIRMPRALLAIAVGGGLAVVGIAMQTLVRNPLAEPYILGLSSGASAGASLFYLGFLPPLISLHLSLPLAAFVGGLGTMAVVYFVAREDGDVSVVRLLLAGVAMSALMGAVSAFATFASPELEKMKTVMFWLLGSIAGARWGDLGLPLVSAAIGAAALMLLARPLDALLLGDEAAASLGVPVRRLKQVLLVLSAFVTGSLVAAAGAIGFVGLIIPHAVRSLVGVPHRRLVPACFLTGAIFLVWADTLARLVFAPVELPIGVVTALCGVPFFLWLIRKRGYQFG; encoded by the coding sequence ATGAAGACCCTCGTCCTCCGCTACGCCGGGCTGCTCCTCGCGCTCGCGGCGACGCTGATCGCCGCGCTGGCGCTGGGCACGACGCGGGTCGCCGCCGGCGACGTGGCCGCGGTGATCTGGCGGCATCTGACGTTCGACGCCGCGCCCGCCGGCAACGCCGTGGCGGAGAACATCGTGTGGCTGATTCGCATGCCCCGGGCCCTGCTGGCCATCGCGGTGGGCGGCGGGCTCGCGGTCGTCGGCATCGCCATGCAGACCCTCGTGCGCAACCCGCTTGCCGAGCCCTATATCCTCGGTCTGTCCAGCGGCGCCTCCGCCGGCGCTTCGCTGTTTTATCTGGGCTTCCTGCCCCCGCTGATCTCGCTCCACCTGTCGCTCCCGCTGGCCGCGTTCGTGGGGGGGCTGGGGACGATGGCGGTGGTGTATTTCGTGGCCCGCGAGGATGGGGACGTGTCGGTCGTCCGGCTCCTGCTCGCCGGCGTGGCCATGTCTGCCCTGATGGGCGCCGTCAGCGCCTTCGCCACCTTCGCATCACCCGAGCTGGAGAAGATGAAGACGGTGATGTTCTGGCTCCTCGGGTCCATCGCCGGCGCGCGCTGGGGCGACCTCGGCCTGCCGCTGGTCTCCGCGGCCATCGGCGCCGCGGCGCTCATGCTGCTCGCGCGCCCGCTCGACGCGCTGCTCCTGGGCGACGAAGCCGCCGCGAGCCTCGGCGTGCCGGTGCGCCGGCTCAAGCAAGTGCTCCTCGTGCTGTCGGCCTTCGTCACCGGCAGCCTGGTAGCGGCGGCCGGCGCCATCGGGTTCGTCGGGCTCATCATCCCCCACGCCGTGCGCTCGCTGGTCGGCGTGCCGCACCGTCGGCTCGTGCCGGCGTGTTTCCTGACCGGCGCGATCTTCCTCGTCTGGGCCGACACCCTGGCCCGCCTCGTCTTCGCCCCCGTCGAGCTGCCCATCGGAGTCGTCACCGCCCTGTGCGGCGTGCCGTTTTTCCTGTGGCTGATTCGGAAGCGGGGCTATCAGTTTGGGTGA
- a CDS encoding polyprenyl synthetase family protein: protein MSTPVPRTLKAIQAPVDAEMKAFDAYFRESMKTDVALLNTVTRYVLRQKGKRIRPLLVLLSAKVCGGVSDASYRGAALVELMHTATLVHDDVVDEADRRRGMLSINAIWKNKAAVLFGDFLLSRGLLLALEHRDYAMLHALSDAVRRMSEGELLQLKKARQLDIDEATYFRIISDKTASLIAACTTCGALSATADAGQVEAMNTVGEHLGLAFQIRDDLFDYGAQDVGKPLGIDLQERKMTLPLIVALRTAAPSERRRILRIVRKKKKDQSDIQTVASFVHAEGGIAYAEERMQALAGEARTLLAQFPASEARAALVGLSHYIVQRKK from the coding sequence ATGTCGACGCCCGTACCGCGTACGCTCAAGGCCATCCAGGCCCCGGTGGACGCCGAGATGAAGGCGTTCGATGCCTATTTCCGGGAGTCGATGAAGACGGATGTCGCGCTGCTCAACACGGTCACGCGGTACGTCTTGCGGCAAAAGGGCAAACGAATCCGGCCGCTGCTCGTGCTGCTCAGCGCGAAGGTCTGCGGCGGCGTATCGGATGCGTCGTATCGCGGCGCGGCGCTCGTCGAGCTCATGCACACGGCGACGCTCGTGCACGACGACGTGGTGGACGAGGCCGACCGCCGGCGCGGGATGCTTTCCATCAACGCGATCTGGAAAAACAAGGCCGCCGTCCTCTTTGGCGATTTCCTCCTGAGCCGGGGCCTGTTGCTGGCCCTGGAGCACCGCGACTACGCCATGCTCCACGCGCTTTCCGACGCCGTCCGCCGCATGAGCGAGGGCGAGCTGCTGCAGCTCAAGAAGGCGCGCCAGCTCGACATCGACGAGGCCACGTATTTCCGCATCATCTCCGATAAAACGGCGTCCCTCATCGCCGCCTGCACGACCTGCGGCGCCCTCAGCGCGACGGCGGATGCCGGGCAGGTCGAGGCCATGAACACCGTCGGCGAACACCTCGGCCTCGCGTTCCAGATCCGCGACGACCTGTTCGACTACGGCGCGCAGGACGTCGGCAAGCCGCTCGGCATCGACCTGCAGGAGCGCAAGATGACGCTGCCGCTGATCGTCGCCCTGCGGACCGCCGCGCCGTCGGAGCGCCGGCGGATCCTGCGGATCGTCAGGAAGAAAAAGAAAGACCAGTCGGATATCCAGACCGTGGCCTCGTTCGTCCACGCCGAGGGCGGGATTGCGTACGCCGAGGAGCGGATGCAGGCGCTCGCCGGCGAGGCGCGCACGCTGCTCGCTCAATTCCCCGCCTCCGAAGCCCGTGCCGCGCTGGTGGGGCTTTCGCATTACATTGTGCAGCGGAAGAAATAA
- a CDS encoding MBL fold metallo-hydrolase, giving the protein MPTLHLLGTGASLSDAHRTTTMLALSDDAGTLLIDCGGDVIQRVLAAGLEIASIRGLILTHEHPDHVGGFALFMEKIFIAGTHASIPIYGPVPALDQARRCFAAYDTSRWIGLPEMRWHPVDDLVLDDASWRITAAPVTHSVPTIGMRIEVKSTGFVLAYSCDTEPADSVVELARDADLLVHEATGEFPNHSSAQDAARIASRAGAKDLVLVHLPPGLTEEKLQPARAVFAKTRVGQELEAIELGTST; this is encoded by the coding sequence ATGCCCACCCTCCACCTCCTCGGCACCGGCGCCTCGCTGAGCGACGCGCACCGCACCACGACGATGCTGGCGCTGTCCGACGACGCCGGCACGCTCCTGATCGACTGCGGCGGCGACGTCATCCAGCGCGTGCTCGCCGCCGGCCTGGAGATCGCCTCCATCCGCGGCCTCATCCTCACCCACGAGCACCCGGACCATGTCGGCGGCTTTGCGCTGTTTATGGAGAAGATCTTCATCGCCGGCACGCATGCGTCCATCCCCATCTACGGCCCGGTGCCGGCGCTCGACCAGGCGCGCCGCTGCTTCGCCGCGTACGACACGAGCCGCTGGATCGGCCTCCCCGAGATGCGCTGGCATCCGGTGGACGATCTCGTGCTCGACGACGCCTCGTGGCGGATTACCGCGGCCCCCGTCACCCACAGCGTCCCCACCATCGGGATGCGGATCGAGGTGAAGTCGACGGGCTTCGTGCTGGCGTACTCGTGCGATACGGAGCCGGCGGATTCGGTCGTCGAGCTGGCGCGGGATGCCGACCTGCTCGTCCACGAGGCCACCGGCGAATTCCCGAATCACTCCTCGGCGCAGGATGCGGCCCGCATCGCCAGCAGGGCCGGCGCGAAGGATCTGGTGCTCGTTCATCTCCCGCCGGGATTGACGGAGGAGAAGCTGCAGCCGGCGCGGGCCGTGTTTGCGAAGACACGCGTAGGTCAAGAGCTGGAGGCGATAGAACTGGGGACGTCGACGTGA
- a CDS encoding acyl-CoA carboxylase subunit beta: MSTLSLGRLAPVTSKPFQDRRARYETLLAELFERADEVKPGGGAQRIAREHERGKLTARERIAALLDDENDFMEIGLFAGYGMYEEEGGCPSAGTVMGLGKVSGKLCLVVANDATVKAGAWFPITAKKNLRAQEIALENHVPIIYLVDSAGVYLPMQAEIFPDKEHFGRIFRNNAILSSRGIPQVAAIMGSCVAGGAYLPIMSDEALIVDGTGSVFLAGPFLVNAAIGEVVDAETLGGATTTSEISGVTDYKVPDDETALRTIRELVSHMNLKPRAGFLRDEPVEPAYPAEEIYGIIPEASNQPYDMQEVVARIIDKDSWTPYKDAYGRTLLTGYARIDGWSVGIVANQRLVVKNSQGEMQVGGVIYSDAADKAARFIMNCNQKRVPIVFFQDVTGFMVGTRAEHGGIIKDGAKMVNAVANSVVPKFTVIVGNSYGAGNYAMCGRAYDPRLICAWPTAKIAVMGGKQAAKTLLQIEVSKLERQGKTLTLEEQAAMLEEIEEMYREQMTPYYAAARLWVDEVIDPAVTRQWISRGIDMADHNAEIPPFNPGVLQT, from the coding sequence ATGTCGACCCTCTCTCTAGGAAGACTTGCTCCGGTAACCTCCAAGCCGTTTCAGGACCGCCGGGCCCGGTATGAAACGCTCCTGGCCGAGCTGTTCGAGCGCGCCGACGAAGTGAAGCCGGGCGGCGGGGCACAACGCATCGCGCGCGAGCACGAACGGGGCAAGCTCACGGCCCGCGAACGCATCGCGGCGCTGCTGGACGACGAGAACGATTTCATGGAGATCGGTCTCTTCGCCGGCTACGGCATGTACGAGGAGGAGGGGGGATGCCCGTCCGCCGGCACCGTGATGGGGCTCGGCAAGGTGAGCGGGAAACTCTGCCTCGTGGTGGCCAACGACGCCACGGTGAAGGCCGGCGCCTGGTTTCCGATCACGGCGAAGAAGAACCTCCGCGCCCAGGAGATCGCGCTCGAAAACCACGTCCCGATCATCTACCTGGTCGACTCCGCCGGCGTCTATCTGCCCATGCAGGCCGAGATCTTCCCCGACAAGGAGCACTTCGGACGCATCTTCCGCAACAACGCCATCCTGTCGAGCCGCGGCATCCCGCAGGTCGCGGCGATCATGGGGAGCTGCGTCGCCGGCGGCGCGTACCTGCCCATCATGAGCGACGAAGCCCTGATCGTCGACGGCACCGGGTCGGTCTTTCTCGCCGGCCCCTTCCTCGTCAACGCGGCCATCGGGGAAGTCGTCGACGCCGAGACGCTCGGCGGGGCGACGACGACGTCGGAGATTTCGGGCGTGACGGACTACAAGGTGCCGGACGACGAGACGGCGCTCCGCACGATCCGTGAGCTGGTGAGCCACATGAACCTGAAGCCGCGCGCCGGCTTCCTGCGCGACGAACCGGTGGAGCCGGCGTATCCCGCCGAGGAGATCTACGGCATCATCCCCGAGGCCTCCAACCAGCCGTACGACATGCAGGAGGTCGTGGCCCGGATCATCGACAAGGACTCGTGGACGCCCTACAAAGACGCCTATGGCCGCACGCTGCTCACCGGCTATGCCCGGATCGACGGCTGGAGCGTGGGCATCGTGGCGAATCAGCGGCTCGTCGTGAAAAACAGCCAGGGGGAGATGCAGGTCGGCGGCGTCATCTATTCCGACGCGGCGGACAAGGCGGCGCGGTTCATCATGAACTGCAACCAGAAACGCGTCCCGATCGTGTTCTTCCAGGACGTGACCGGCTTTATGGTCGGCACGCGCGCCGAACACGGCGGCATCATCAAGGACGGCGCCAAGATGGTCAACGCCGTGGCCAATTCGGTCGTCCCGAAGTTCACCGTGATCGTGGGGAATTCGTACGGCGCCGGCAACTACGCCATGTGCGGCCGCGCGTACGATCCGCGGCTGATCTGCGCCTGGCCCACCGCCAAGATAGCCGTTATGGGTGGCAAACAGGCCGCGAAGACGCTGCTCCAGATCGAGGTGTCGAAACTCGAGCGGCAGGGGAAGACGCTGACGCTGGAAGAACAGGCCGCGATGCTGGAGGAGATCGAGGAGATGTACCGCGAGCAGATGACTCCATATTACGCCGCCGCCCGTCTCTGGGTGGATGAGGTCATCGACCCCGCCGTCACCCGCCAGTGGATCAGCCGCGGGATCGACATGGCCGACCACAACGCCGAGATCCCGCCGTTTAATCCGGGGGTTTTGCAAACGTAA